A genome region from Cryptomeria japonica unplaced genomic scaffold, Sugi_1.0 HiC_scaffold_77, whole genome shotgun sequence includes the following:
- the LOC131078317 gene encoding putative germin-like protein 2-3 encodes MAGDSDPLQDFCVADEESKVLVNGFVCKDPMQVSADDFFFRGLGQAGNTDNDVGSNVTMANVKQIPGLNTLGISLVRIDYAVGGINPPHTHPRATEVLVLLEGQLLVGFIDTNNKFFSKTLEKGDVFVFPKALVHFQQNVGHENAVAISALSSQLPGVQTIANSLFAADPPLPDSVLAKAFRITQEVVDYIQKKFA; translated from the exons ATGGCAGGGGATTCCGATCCCTTGCAAGATTTCTGCGTTGCAGATGAGGAAAGCAAAG TTTTGGTGAACGGGTTCGTTTGCAAAGACCCAATGCAAGTTTCAGCAGACGACTTCTTCTTCCGGGGACTTGGGCAGGCAGGGAACACCGACAATGATGTGGGCTCCAACGTAACGATGGCGAACGTTAAACAGATACCAGGCCTCAATACGTTGGGAATATCGTTGGTCCGCATCGACTACGCAgtgggtggaataaatcctcctcacacacacccaagagccaccgaagttcttgttttactggaaggccagcttcttgtgggtttcattgacaccaacaacaagtttttcagcaaaacgttggagaagggagatgtgtttgtgtttccaaaggcacttgtgcatttccagcagaatgtggggCATGAAAATGCGGTGGCCATATCTGCATTGAGCAGCCAGCTTCCGGGAGTTCAGACAATCGCCAACTCTCTGTTTGCAGCGGATCCTCCTCTCCCAGATTCCGTATTGGCCAAGGCCTTCCGCATCACACAGGAAGTTGTGGATTACATTCAGAAGAAATTCGCATAA
- the LOC131864126 gene encoding germin-like protein 8-2, protein MANRMIYFTLGLFLLICCYSDRVMAGDSDPLQDFCVADEESKVLVNGFVCKDPMQVSADDFFFRGLGQAGNTDNDVGSNVTMANVKQIPGLNTLGISLVRIDYAQNVGHENGVAISALSSQLPGVQTIANSLFAADPPLPDSVLAKAFRITQEVVDYIQKKFA, encoded by the exons ATGGCTAACCGAATGATTTACTTCACACTGGGACTTTTTCTGTTGATATGTTGTTACAGCGACAGGGTCATGGCAGGGGATTCCGATCCCTTGCAAGATTTCTGCGTTGCAGATGAGGAAAGCAAAG TTTTGGTGAACGGGTTCGTTTGCAAAGACCCAATGCAAGTTTCAGCAGACGACTTCTTCTTCCGGGGACTTGGGCAGGCAGGGAACACCGACAATGATGTGGGCTCCAACGTAACGATGGCGAACGTTAAACAGATACCAGGCCTCAATACGTTGGGAATATCGTTGGTCCGCATCGACTACGCA cagaatgtggggCATGAAAATGGGGTGGCCATATCTGCATTGAGCAGCCAGCTTCCGGGAGTTCAGACAATCGCCAACTCTCTGTTTGCAGCGGATCCTCCTCTCCCAGATTCCGTATTGGCCAAGGCCTTCCGCATCACACAGGAAGTTGTGGATTACATTCAGAAGAAATTCGCATAA